From a single Rhinolophus ferrumequinum isolate MPI-CBG mRhiFer1 chromosome 15, mRhiFer1_v1.p, whole genome shotgun sequence genomic region:
- the SMPD3 gene encoding sphingomyelin phosphodiesterase 3, protein MVLYTTPFPNSCLSALHTVSWALIFPCYWLLDRLLALFIPDPCQKYQLLCIVLFTPVYLGFLVTSLPFAFLGFLLWSPLQSVRRPYIYSRREDKSLAGGAALLSEWKGTGPGKSFCFATANVCLLPDSLARHNNVFNTQARAKEIGHRIRNGASRPQIKIYIDSPTNTSISAASFSSLVSPQGSDGMARAIPGSIKRTASVEYKGNGGRQPSDEAANGPASGDPADCGSLENACIVRISGDEGGRLPEADDSAAGGQARNGAGGGPRGQMPNHSQRDGDSGSLGSPSASRESLVKAKAGLDGSGGEPGAAYSKAPHKASVVKKPAARKRRHPDEAFDHEISAFFPANLDFLCLQEVFDKRAATKLKDQLHGYFEYILYDVGVYGCQGCCCFKGFNSGLFFASRYPIMDVAYHCYTNGKGSDSLASKGALFLKVQVGSTLQDQRIVGYITCTHLHALEDDSAIRCEQLDMLLDWLADFRKSTSSSSTANPEELVAFDIVCGDLNFDNCSSDDKLEQQHSLFTRFKDPCRLGPGEEKPWAIGTMLDQNGLNDEDVSTPDNLQKVLESEEGRREYLAFPTSKSPGAYQKGRKDALKGNGRRLDYMLYGEEGLCPDWKAEVEEFSFITQLSGLTDHLPVAMRLMVSTGEEEA, encoded by the exons ATGGTTTTGTACACGACCCCCTTTCCCAATAGCTGTCTGTCCGCCCTGCACACCGTGTCCTGGGCCCTCATCTTCCCATGCTACTGGCTGCTGGACCGGCTTTTGGCCTTGTTCATACCCGACCCCTGCCAGAAGTACCAGCTGCTCTGCATCGTGCTCTTCACGCCCGTCTACCTGGGCTTCCTTGTCACCTCACTGCCCTTCGCGTTTCTTGGGTTCCTCCTCTGGTCGCCCCTGCAGTCCGTTCGCAGGCCCTACATCTACTCCCGGCGGGAGGACAAGAGCCTGGCTGGCGGAGCAGCCCTGCTGAGTGAATGGAAGGGTACGGGTCCTGGCAAAAGCTTCTGCTTCGCCACCGCCAACGTCTGCCTCCTCCCAGACTCATTGGCCAGGCACAACAACGTTTTTAACACTCAAGCACGGGCCAAAGAGATCGGGCACAGAATCCGCAATGGGGCCAGCCGGCCTCAGATCAAAATCTACATCGATTCACCCACCAATACCTCCATCAGCGCAGCCAGCTTCAGCAGCCTGGTGTCACCGCAGGGCAGCGATGGCATGGCCCGGGCCATCCCTGGGAGCATTAAGAGGACAGCCTCTGTGGAATACAAGGGCAATGGTGGGCGTCAGCCCAGTGACGAGGCGGCCAACGGCCCGGCCTCTGGGGACCCGGCCGACTGTGGCAGCCTGGAGAATGCGTGCATCGTGCGTATCAGTGGTGACGAGGGGGGCCGGCTCCCTGAAGCTGATGACTCTGCCGCTGGGGGACAGGCCAGGAATGGGGCTGGCGGGGGCCCACGAGGCCAGATGCCCAACCACAGTCAGCGGGATGGGGACTCAGGGAGCCTGGGCAGCCCCTCTGCCTCCAGGGAGTCCCTGGTGAAGGCCAAAGCAGGGCTGGATGGCAGCGGCGGGGAGCCAGGTGCCGCCTACAGCAAGGCCCCGCACAAGGCGTCGGTGGTGAAGAAGCCAGCTGCGCGCAAGAGGCGGCACCCAGACGAGGCCTTTGACCACGAGATCTCGGCCTTCTTCCCTGCCAACCTGGACTTCCTGTGTCTGCAGGAGGTGTTTGACAAGCGGGCGGCCACCAAGTTGAAAGATCAGCTGCATGGCTACTTCGAGTACATCCTATATGATGTCGGGGTCTACGGCTGCCAAGGCTGCTGCTGCTTCAAGGGTTTCAACAGCGGCCTCTTCTTTGCCAGCCGCTACCCCATCATGGATGTGGCCTATCACTGTTACACCAACGGGAAGGGCTCCGATAGTCTGGCCTCGAAGGGAGCACTGTTTCTCAAG GTGCAGGTGGGAAGCACACTTCAGGACCAAAGAATTGTCGGGTACATCACCTGCACACACCTGCACGCCCTGGAAG ATGACAGTGCCATCCGCTGTGAGCAGCTGGACATGCTTCTGGACTGGCTGGCTGATTTCCGAAAATCTACCTCCTCGTCCAGCACAGCCAACCCCGAGGAGCTGGTGGCGTTTGACATCGTCTGTGGAGATTTGAACTTTGACAACTGCTCCTCTG ACGACAAGCTGGAGCAGCAGCACTCCCTGTTTACACGCTTCAAGGACCCTTGCCGCCTGGGGCCCGGGGAGGAGAAGCCATGGGCAATTG GTACCATGCTGGACCAGAATGGCCTCAACGATGAGGACGTGAGCACCCCTGACAATCTGCAAAA GGTCTTGGAGAGCGAGGAAGGCCGCAGGGAGTACCTCGCCTTCCCCACCAGCAAGAGCCCAGGGGCATACCAGAAGGGACGCAAGGATGCACTAAAGGGCAACGGCAGACGCCTCGACTACATGCTGTACGGAGAGGAGGGGCTGTGCCCAGACTGGAAGGCC GAGGTGGAAGAATTCAGTTTTATCACCCAGCTGTCCGGCCTGACCGACCACCTCCCAGTGGCCATGCGGCTGATGGTGTCCACCGGGGAGGAAGAGGCATAG